The Pseudomonadota bacterium genomic interval CAAGGCGCACGGGACGTTCATCCCGACCTTCTGCCACCTCCAGGAGCTCAAGCCGTTCGCGTCGTGCTTCGTCTGCGTGGTCGAGATCGAGGGCCGCGCGAACCTCGCGCCGTCGTGCTCCACGGCCGCGGCCGAGGGGATGGTCGTGCGCACGACGAGCGAGCGGGTGCAGAAGGCGCGCAAGACCTGCCTCGAGCTGCTGCTCTCGGATCACGAGGGCGACTGCCTCGGGCCGTGCATGTCGGCGTGCCCCGCCGGGATCGACATCCCGGGGTTCGTCGCGCACCTCGCGAGGGGCGAGGACCGGGCGGCGCTCGAGCTCATCCGCGTGAGCATGCCGCTGCCGGGCATCCTCGGCCGCGTGTGCACGCGCCCGTGCGAGACCGCGTGCCGGCGCCAGCTCGTCGAGAAGCCGATCGCCATCTGCCACCTCAAGCGGTACGCCGCGGACTCGGGCGCCCTGGGCGACGAGCCGCCCCGCCCGGCGGAGGCGACCGGGAAGCGGGTCGCGATCGTCGGCGCAGGCCCGGCCGGGCTCTCGGCCGCGTACTACCTGCAGCTGCTCGGCCACGCGTGCACGATCTTCGACGCCCACGAGAAGGCGGGCGGCATGGTGCGCTACGGGATCCCGAGCTACCGGCTCCCCCGCGGCGTCATCGAGCGCGAGGCGGCCGCCATCGAGAGGCTCGGGGCGACGTTCCGCTTCGGCACGGCGCTCGGCCGGGACGTGCGGCTCGAGCAGCTGCGCGCCGACTACGGCGCGGTGTTCCTGGGGCTCGGTGCCCAGAAGGCGACCGCGATGGGCGTGCCGGGCGAGGAGCTCCCGGGCGTGCTCTCGGGCATCGGCTTCCTGGGTGCCGTGTCGCGCGACGAGAAGCACCCGATAGGCCGCACCGTCATGGTCGTCGGCGGCGGCAACACCGCGATCGACGCGGCGCGCACCGCGCTGCGGCTAGGCGCCGAGGAGGTGACGATCCTCTACCGCCGCACCCGCGCCGAGATGCCGGCGTGGGCGATGGAGGTGCACGCGGCCGAGGAGGAGGGCGTGAAGCTCGAGATCCTCGCCGCGCCCACGAAGATCGAGCGGGCGGCCGACGGCCTGCTCCACGTCACCTGCATCCGCATGGCGCTCGGCGAGAAGGACGCGTCCGGCCGGCAGCGGCCGGTGCCCCAGGCGGGGAGCGAGCACGTCCGGATCGTCGAGAACGTCGTCGCGGCGATCGGCCAGGGCGTCGATCCGTCGTCCGCGACGGGCTGCGGGGTGACGAAGTGGAAGACGCTCGCCGCGGATCCGCGGACGCTGGCGACGAGCCTCGACGGCGTGTTCGCGGGCGGCGACTGCGTGAACGGCGCCGACATCGCGGTCACGGCCGTGGCCGCCGGCCGCCGGGCCGCGATCGCGATCGACCAGCATCTCATGGGGCTGCCGGTGACAGGGGATCCGGCGGTGTACGACCACACGATGGGCGCGATCGACAAGGTGGATCGCAACGTCGTGCGGGGGTTCGAGAAGGACGAGCGGCGGCCGATGCCGGAGCTCGAGCCCGAGCCGCGGGCGCGCTGCTTCGACGAGGTGGAGACCGGCTTCGACGCCGCGACCGTGCGCGCCGAGGCGGCGCGGTGCATGGAGTGCGGCTGCCGCGCGGCCCACGAGTGCCGGCTGCGCGCCTACGCCGCCGCGTTCGGCGCGGCGCAGGACAGGTTCGGGGGCCGCAAGCGGGCGTACCTGAAGGACGCGAGCCACCCGACGGTCGTGTACGAGACGCACAAGTGCATCCAGTGCGGCACCTGCGTCCGCCTCACGGAGGAGATCCTCGGCACCTCGGCGATGGGGTTCGTCGGGCGCGGCATCTCGGCGCGGGTGGCGCCGGCGCTCGGCCGGGAGCTCGCGAAGGTCGACGGCCGCGGGATCGAGCGGCTCGTCGAGGCGTGCCCGGTGGGCGCGCTCACCTTGAAGGAGGCGAAGGTCCCCACGCTGGAGCCTGTGTTCGCCCGCCCCTCGGTGCGGAAGATCTGACGGCGCTCACAGCCCCCGCAGGAACTCCGGCCGCAGCGCCCCTTCCCCCTCGCGCAGCGCCTCGTCGATCCGCGCGAGCATGCGCGGCTTGTCGCGCTGGAGATCCCCGGCGAGCGCGAGGTAGTTCGAGGCGTGGTTCGCGCGGAACGTGATCCCGTCGGCCCCGATGCCGTCCAGGATCGCGCGGCACTCGACGAGGCTCTCGGTCGGCGTCAGCTCGGCCCTGTCCGGATCGCCGAACGCGACGGCGAACGGCGGATCGCGCTCCTCGAGGATCAGCGTGAGCGCGGCGGCGTACCTGGGCCGGATCGCGTCGAGGAGGCGCGCTGTCCCCGCGGCGTGGCGCGCCGAGAGCCGCTTCCCGCCGAGGCCGAGGATCACGGTGATCGAGAGGTCGAACCCGGCCTCCTGGGGCTTCGCGCACAGGGCGATCATCTCGTCCGCGGTGACGCCCTTGTCGATCCGCCGCAGCACCTCGTCGTCGCCGCTCTCCGCGCCGACGAACAGCATGGTGAGCCCGGCCTCGCGGATGCGGCGCATCTCCAAGGCGCTCTTCCTCGCGAAGTTCTCGGGGCCCGCGTAGCAGGTCACGCGCTCGAGCCTCGGGAACGCGGCGTACAGGCGCTCGAGGATGCGCAACAGCCGCTCGGTCGACAGCACGAACGCGTCGCCGTCGGCGAGGAAGACGCGGCGAGCGTGCGGCAGCTCGCGGGCGGCCCACTCGATCTCCGCGAAGAGCTCGGCCTCGGGCCGCGCGCGGAACCGCTTGCCCTGGTAGCTCACGCAGAACGCGCACCTGTTGTGGGAGCAGCCGATGGTCGCCTGCAGGATGAGCGAGCGCGCCTCGGACGGCGGCCTGTAGAGCGGGAGATCGTACCGGATCAAATCAGCCCCGGATCGCGCGGATGACCTTCTCGAACGCGGGGAGCGCTCCCCAGATCTTCTCGTCCGCGACGCAGTACCCGACCCGGAAGTAGCCCGGGGCGCCGAAGCCCGTGCCCGGCACCGCGAGCACGCGCTCGCTCTTGAGCTTCTGGCAGAACGCTACGTCGTCGCCGCCCGGCGCCTTGGGGAAGACGTAGAACGCGCCGCCCGGCACCACGAGCTCGTACCCCATGCCCTGGAGCTCCGCGCACAAGCGGTCGCGCTTGCGGCGGTACCACTCGAGGTCGACGGTCACGGTCTGGAGCTCGGTCACGGTGCGCTGCATGAGCGCCGGCGCGTTGACGTAGCCGAGGACCCGGTTCGAGAACACCGCGGCGCCGACGACCTTCTGCCAGCCTTTCATCCGCGGGGACACGGCGAGGAAGCCGATCCGCTCGCCCGGCAGGCCGAGATCCTTGGAGTGGCTCGTCGCGACGAGCGTGTTCTCGTAGCCGTTGAACGAGCTCGTGCACTTGTCCATGTCGTACACGAGCTTGCGGTACGGCGCGTCGTCGATGAGGAAGATCGGCCGCTCGCGCTTCGCGGACTCGCGGCGCAGAAGGTCGCCGAGCCCGTCGAGGGTCGCCTGCGGGTACACCACGCCGGTCGGGTTGTTGGGGTTCGTGATCAGCACGGCCCGGGTCCTGGTGCTGATCTTGGCGGCGATCGCGCCGAGGTCGAGATCGAAGCCCGGCGCGCTCTGGGCCACGACCATCACGCCGCCGTGGTTCTCGATGTAGAACCTGTACTCGACGAAGTGGGGCGCGACGCAGATCACCTCCTCGCCCGGGTCGAGCACCGCCTTGATCGAGATGTTCACCGCGCCGCCGGCGCCCACGGTCATGACGACGTTATTGCCCTTGAACGGGAGGCCGTGGTCCGCGGCGAGCGAGTCGGCGACCGCCTCCCGCGAGGCCATGTAGCCGGCGTTGCTCATGTACCTGTGCTGGCCGGGCGAGTCGTCCTCGATGATCCGGCGCAGGGTGCGCTTGAACTCGGCCGGCGGCTCGAGCTCGGGGTTGCCGATGGACAGGTCGTAGACGGGCAGGCCCGTGCCGTCCCGCATCATCTGCATGCCCTCTTCGAACAGCTTGCGGATCCAGGAGCCCTTGGTCTCGTAGGCGGCGATGGTTCTCGAGATCGGCATGATGTGCTCCACTCTTCGGCGTTGGTGCGCCCTCCGTTCGGGCGTCTAGTCTACGGTATCTGTCTCGTCCGTCGTCTCTTCGTTCTCGAGCGCCTCCCGCACCGAGGCGGGAAGCCGCGTCGGCCGGCCTTCGCTGGTGGTCACCGCGTGCCGCGTGAAGCCGCGGACCAGCGGGACGCCGTCCTTGGAGATCTCGTACTCGAACCGGATCTGCGCGCGGCCGATCTCGCCGAGCCGCGCGGTCACGCGGATCACG includes:
- a CDS encoding FAD-dependent oxidoreductase: MKNVKFNLDGTVVEVPAGTTILDAAKAHGTFIPTFCHLQELKPFASCFVCVVEIEGRANLAPSCSTAAAEGMVVRTTSERVQKARKTCLELLLSDHEGDCLGPCMSACPAGIDIPGFVAHLARGEDRAALELIRVSMPLPGILGRVCTRPCETACRRQLVEKPIAICHLKRYAADSGALGDEPPRPAEATGKRVAIVGAGPAGLSAAYYLQLLGHACTIFDAHEKAGGMVRYGIPSYRLPRGVIEREAAAIERLGATFRFGTALGRDVRLEQLRADYGAVFLGLGAQKATAMGVPGEELPGVLSGIGFLGAVSRDEKHPIGRTVMVVGGGNTAIDAARTALRLGAEEVTILYRRTRAEMPAWAMEVHAAEEEGVKLEILAAPTKIERAADGLLHVTCIRMALGEKDASGRQRPVPQAGSEHVRIVENVVAAIGQGVDPSSATGCGVTKWKTLAADPRTLATSLDGVFAGGDCVNGADIAVTAVAAGRRAAIAIDQHLMGLPVTGDPAVYDHTMGAIDKVDRNVVRGFEKDERRPMPELEPEPRARCFDEVETGFDAATVRAEAARCMECGCRAAHECRLRAYAAAFGAAQDRFGGRKRAYLKDASHPTVVYETHKCIQCGTCVRLTEEILGTSAMGFVGRGISARVAPALGRELAKVDGRGIERLVEACPVGALTLKEAKVPTLEPVFARPSVRKI
- a CDS encoding radical SAM protein; translation: MIRYDLPLYRPPSEARSLILQATIGCSHNRCAFCVSYQGKRFRARPEAELFAEIEWAARELPHARRVFLADGDAFVLSTERLLRILERLYAAFPRLERVTCYAGPENFARKSALEMRRIREAGLTMLFVGAESGDDEVLRRIDKGVTADEMIALCAKPQEAGFDLSITVILGLGGKRLSARHAAGTARLLDAIRPRYAAALTLILEERDPPFAVAFGDPDRAELTPTESLVECRAILDGIGADGITFRANHASNYLALAGDLQRDKPRMLARIDEALREGEGALRPEFLRGL
- a CDS encoding pyridoxal phosphate-dependent aminotransferase, whose protein sequence is MPISRTIAAYETKGSWIRKLFEEGMQMMRDGTGLPVYDLSIGNPELEPPAEFKRTLRRIIEDDSPGQHRYMSNAGYMASREAVADSLAADHGLPFKGNNVVMTVGAGGAVNISIKAVLDPGEEVICVAPHFVEYRFYIENHGGVMVVAQSAPGFDLDLGAIAAKISTRTRAVLITNPNNPTGVVYPQATLDGLGDLLRRESAKRERPIFLIDDAPYRKLVYDMDKCTSSFNGYENTLVATSHSKDLGLPGERIGFLAVSPRMKGWQKVVGAAVFSNRVLGYVNAPALMQRTVTELQTVTVDLEWYRRKRDRLCAELQGMGYELVVPGGAFYVFPKAPGGDDVAFCQKLKSERVLAVPGTGFGAPGYFRVGYCVADEKIWGALPAFEKVIRAIRG